From the genome of Candidatus Rokuibacteriota bacterium, one region includes:
- a CDS encoding outer membrane protein assembly factor BamD, with the protein MYRSLLPLTAVFLAALLPGGCGFATQAPEAILPADELYQKGEHELDRRRYEDARTHFTRIVERHPDSSLAPRARFLIGEAYYREGEFEKAIKEFQAFMAFYPRHLIADLVQYRLAMSYYDQMKPVEQDQGLTAKALEAFKKLIREYPESRYAPDALAKIEICRGRLAQKELWVANYYYNQGNAGAARQRLEGLMKDYPRTLVIPETLFLLAEIHRQGGRPDEARRLLKRLVDEYAYTEWGRRAAQRLAAQR; encoded by the coding sequence ATGTACCGATCTCTCCTGCCTCTGACCGCGGTGTTTCTCGCAGCGCTCCTCCCGGGAGGGTGCGGCTTCGCGACCCAGGCTCCCGAGGCCATCCTCCCCGCCGACGAGCTCTACCAGAAAGGCGAGCACGAGCTGGACCGTCGCCGCTACGAGGACGCCCGGACGCACTTCACGAGAATCGTCGAGCGCCATCCCGACTCCTCCCTCGCGCCCCGGGCCCGCTTCCTGATCGGCGAAGCCTACTACCGGGAGGGCGAGTTCGAGAAGGCTATCAAGGAGTTCCAGGCCTTCATGGCGTTCTACCCGCGTCACCTGATCGCGGACCTGGTCCAGTACCGGCTCGCGATGAGCTACTACGACCAGATGAAGCCCGTCGAGCAGGACCAGGGGCTCACGGCCAAGGCGCTCGAGGCATTCAAGAAGCTGATCCGGGAGTACCCGGAGAGCCGTTACGCGCCCGACGCCCTGGCCAAGATCGAGATCTGCCGCGGCCGCCTGGCCCAGAAAGAGCTCTGGGTCGCCAACTACTACTACAACCAGGGCAACGCGGGCGCCGCCCGCCAGCGGCTCGAAGGCCTCATGAAGGACTACCCCCGTACGCTGGTCATCCCCGAGACCCTCTTTCTCCTGGCGGAGATCCACCGCCAGGGGGGACGGCCGGACGAGGCGCGACGCCTCCTGAAGCGGCTGGTGGACGAGTACGCCTACACCGAGTGGGGGCGGCGGGCCGCGCAGCGACTCGCGGCGCAGAGGTAG
- a CDS encoding galactitol-1-phosphate 5-dehydrogenase, producing MKALVYPEWDRLEVRDVPEPTPKPGEVMVRVAAVGICGSELEGFATRSPRRTPPLIMGHEFCGEVAQVGEGVSGYRQGDRVVVNSVISCGRCEDCRDGQSHLCREREVFGMKRPGGFAELCAVPVSTLLPLPEKVSPLQGALVEPLANGVHALGLTRQRFPETVVVIGAGTIGLMALQVAKAAGAFRLLAVDVSDARLEVAHQLGAEPVLNPRRADVVAAVREFTRGRGADLVVDAVGASETRRAAVAATRPGGEIVWVGLHDDPTQVSGFDVVLGERKITGSYAVTPHDLRAAIGLFAHGKIELAPWVRPFPLSEGARVFRELVTAPPADYIKALLLPGCIQNWVMGSYAA from the coding sequence ATGAAGGCCCTCGTCTATCCCGAGTGGGACCGGCTCGAAGTCCGCGACGTTCCGGAGCCGACGCCCAAGCCCGGTGAGGTGATGGTCCGGGTGGCTGCGGTGGGGATCTGCGGCTCCGAGCTGGAGGGGTTCGCCACCCGCTCGCCGCGCCGGACGCCGCCCCTCATCATGGGGCACGAGTTCTGCGGCGAGGTGGCACAGGTCGGCGAGGGGGTCTCGGGCTACCGGCAGGGTGACCGCGTGGTCGTCAACTCGGTGATCTCGTGCGGGCGGTGCGAGGACTGCCGCGACGGCCAGAGCCACCTCTGCCGCGAGCGGGAGGTGTTCGGGATGAAGCGGCCCGGCGGGTTCGCCGAGCTCTGCGCGGTGCCCGTCTCGACGCTCCTGCCGCTCCCCGAAAAGGTCTCCCCACTCCAGGGGGCCCTCGTGGAGCCGCTGGCCAACGGGGTCCACGCGCTGGGCCTCACGCGCCAGCGCTTCCCCGAGACGGTGGTCGTCATCGGGGCCGGGACGATCGGGCTGATGGCGCTCCAGGTCGCCAAGGCTGCCGGCGCCTTCAGGCTCCTGGCGGTGGACGTGAGCGACGCGCGCCTGGAGGTCGCCCACCAGCTCGGCGCCGAGCCGGTCCTCAACCCGCGGCGGGCGGACGTGGTGGCGGCGGTCCGGGAGTTCACGCGCGGGCGCGGGGCCGATCTCGTCGTGGACGCGGTGGGCGCGTCGGAGACCCGTCGCGCCGCGGTTGCGGCGACTCGGCCGGGAGGCGAGATCGTCTGGGTCGGCCTCCACGACGATCCTACCCAGGTGTCCGGATTCGACGTGGTGCTGGGCGAGCGCAAGATCACCGGCTCCTACGCCGTCACCCCTCACGACCTCAGGGCCGCGATCGGCCTCTTCGCCCACGGCAAGATCGAGCTGGCGCCGTGGGTCCGGCCCTTTCCCCTCAGCGAGGGCGCCCGCGTCTTCCGCGAGCTGGTGACGGCGCCGCCCGCGGACTAC